The Calothrix sp. PCC 7507 DNA segment ATGAAACGGGTAATGCGATCGCCTACTTCTACTTAGATCCTTACAGCCGTCCCGCCCAAAAGCGCGGTGGCGCTTGGATGGATGTGTGCATCAACCGTGGCAAAATCACTGAAAATGGTGTGACTACCATCCGCTTACCTGTGGCGTATTTGATTTGTAACCAAACGCCCCCAGTTGATGGTAAACCTAGTTTGATGACTTTCTATGAAGTAGAAACTTTGTTCCATGAGTTTGGTCATGGTCTGCAGCATATGCTCACCAAGGTAGACTACACAGGAGCATCAGGTATTAATAACGTTGAGTGGGATGCCGTAGAATTACCTAGCCAGTTTATGGAAAACTGGTGCTATGAGCGACCCACTTTGTTTGGACTAGCCAAGCATTATGAAACCGGGGAACCCCTACCAGAGCATTATTACCAAAAGCTGCTTGCAGCACGCAATTATATGAGCGGCAGTGGCATGTTGCGACAAATCCACTTTAGCCGTGTAGATTTAGAACTACACTATCGCTATCGCCCCGGTAGCACCGAAACGCCGACAGCAGTACGCGATCGCATCGCCAAGACTACTACCGTTTTGCCACCACTGCCAGAAGATGCTTTTTTATGTGCTTTTGGTCATGTTTTTGAAGGTGGTTATGCCGCCGGATACTACAGTTACAAGTGGGCAGAAGTACTCAGCGCTGACGCTTTTGCTGCCTTTGAAGAAGCCGGGCTAGAAGACGAAGAAGCAATAAAAGCTATAGGTAAGCGCTACCGTGATACAGTACTGGCACTTGGTGGTAGTAAGCACCCAATGGAGGTATTTAAGACCTTCCGAGGTCGAGAACCTAGTACTAGTCCTTTACTCAGACACAACGGTCTAGCCGCTACGGTATAAGGGATGTCTGCTTACACTTTTGGACACATTCAAAACTGGCCGAGCTGCTCCTCTGAAGTGACAACAATCACAGTAGTATGAGACACACGTTGGGGAAGTAATAGTCTCACTCCAGCCTCTACTTACAAAAACTGAACTTATATATTAAGCAACCTCACGGCTCCGTGGAGTTGTTTTTCTGTATGATGCTTACTTATCCTTGCTATTGCGTTCATCCAGCGCCTTTCTGATGGCATCCCTACAGAACTCAGGAGGATCATCTAGCTGCTGTATTTCTTCCTTCATTCCCTTGGTAACACGTAAGTTAATCTGTTCAGTCAAGGGTTCATCACCTTTTCTCTTCCCAGGCTCTAAATTTTCAGGTGTTCCCTTTGGATTTGGCATTGTTGCGAGATGTAAATATAGCTTGAATCGAATGATAGCAATCGAATAGAGTTTTAATTCAGTGGTTGCTACTTTGGACGGTGTCAACCACTGAAACCCCTATTAAGAGGCACTTATATGTTTACACGTGATGAGTTGGTAAGCAAGTCAGTTGATGAGTTGCAACAATTAGGCAAAAATTTAGGGATTGAGCCAATAGGTAATCCAGCCTATGAATCCACCTGGATTGCAGCGCTATTGTCTGCTGAAGTCAGAGGAATGGAAGATTGTGAGAACGGCAGAGGTTTGAAACGATTCCCCAGTGCGACTGTAGTACTTGACATAGAAAAGGCTCTTGATGTGATTGGACAACCAACACCAGCACAAAGAGTACTAATTAGAGCAGCATTGCAGGGAATATGGATGAAACGGATTGATTACAGGAGTGTGCAACAAAGGTTGTTTGAAATGTGGCAAGCAAGAGTATGTTTGCTAGAAGCACTGAAAGCGTTAAAGTAAAACTTATCTGATAATTTATCAGAGTATCTTAGAGGTTGTTTGAAAAGTTTTTCCCTGTGATTTTAATTGCACTGTTACCCCCCTTAATCCCCCCTTGGTAAGCAGGGCTGTTTCGTTCCCTCTCAAACAGGATTTGTCAAGATGGTTAGCGATAAAAATCATAAGTATGGGTAACGATGAAACAGAATATTCAGCACATAAATAACAGTACGATTGTCTATTTTCTCGATACCCAGGTAGCAAAATCATCAATTTTATTTTGCTAGAACCCTTGATTTTTCAAGCTTCTTAGGGAATGAAACAGCCCTGCCCTTGGTAAGGGGGGAAACCGGAAAATCCAGTTCCCTCCCCTTAGAAAGGCTACGGTGTACACACAAGTCTTGGGCGTTGCTGATTAATGGGATGATTTTTGTCTCACGCATAGACGCGGAGCGGCTTCCCGCAGGGTAGGCGCATTCGACGTTCGCGCAGCGTCTCGCAGAGAAGTCGTTCCCGAAGGGTAGACGCAAAGAATCAATATTCTGCTTTGTCCAAAAGTCTCAATTCATCCCGCATTTATGCAACGCCGCGATTATACCAATTCAAATAATGTTTGCAACACATACATTCTTCGTACGGGCACGGCACCCATAAACTATCGATTTTCCCGAAAGTCTATGGAAGCCGTGCCCCTACCCATCTGTTGCATTCTTTTTTTAAATTGGTATTACTTCTCTACGAGACGCGAACGCTCCACTCGTAATGACAATTTAAGGGGTCTATAACGCTTGAAACCCTTTCAGATAGTACTTGTGTGTACACCGTAGCCTTAGAAAGGGGAGGGTTAGGGTGGGGTAACAATATTTGATACATCAATCGTGACTTTTACTCAAAGCCAATTACCAACTAAGATATAAGGTGCCCAATATCCAGGACGACTGTAATTAGGGTAATCTCTTAATAATTTTATTTGGGCATGACGCAAAGCTTCAGCTTTTGTCACCTTGTTTTTAACTAACTCACGGTAAAATTCGCCAATTAGAATAGCAGTAGATTTATCGTTAATATGCCACAGTGAAGCTAAGGTACTACGTGCGCCTGCCTTTACAGATGCCCCAGCTAAACCTAATGTAGCGCGATTATCGCCTGTGGCTGTTTCACAAGCACTTAAAACTAGCATTTCTAGAGATTGGGAGGGAGTTGCATCTTGACGACGTAGTAAGTTGTCGAACTGCAAAACATTGATTGGCCCATCATTAGCTAAGATAAAAGTATCTTCAGGACGGGAGCTAAATTGACCGTGGGTTGCTAAATGCAAGACATTAAAAGTTTTTGTATTGACATTTTTTTCTAGTGCGTTACTAGTGAAGTCATTATTTAACAATTGTCTAGTGGAAATTCCAGCTTGGGCGATTAAATTTAACTCTGATTGAATTTCTGGTAAAGGTGGAAACTTCTGAAATGCTTTTGGTGGTTGAACTAAACCTGCTGCTAAAACGTTGAGTGGTGCTTGTGTTAAAGATTTAGGAGCAATTAACTGTAGTCCTAAACTCAAAGCAACGGCATATTTTTCGACTAGATATTTTTGTCCGTCGTATAATGCTGCCATTGGGATATTTCGCAAGGCTCCATCTAAGACAAATACGAGGGTATTAACGTTAATTTTTGCCAAATTTGTCTCAATTTCTGCTGGAATTAACCAATCATAGACTTTTTTGGCAAGCGTCTGCACTTCTTCTTCCTTCTCAGGTTCTAAAAGAGCCTCACGCAATTCTGTTAAAGTACTTTCTACTTCCTGTTGTGACTGATTAACTACATATCGGTGTAGTGGTTGCTGGGGAATTTTGATAATTACTTGTAGCTGCTGAGGTAGAATAATTGGGTAGATGATAGCGGATGTAGGATTATCTTTGTCTACCATTTCATCTAGCACTACTGTTCTAGCATTGATGCAAGCTTGACGAAAAAAATCATCTAGTTCTGCTAGTTGCAACGATTCAATTCTTTGTCTAGCTATTTCTAAATTTTTTAAATTAGGAGAGGATTGTAGTAATAACTCTACAGACTGGCGATACACTGGCTCGACGCTTTCTTTAAAGCTATATTGGACATCGCGGTTAACGGCAACTAAATCACTACGAAGCGATCGCAATTCACTAATAGCTGTATCATAAGCAGTAATTGCGCCTTTAATATCGCCTTGTTTTTTCAACAACCTTCCTAGTTGCCAATACCAACGATAATTAATATCCGGTGCATTGATGGTTTGAGTTAAAACTAGAGCCTTTTGGGTAACTTCTTGAGCATTTGACCATTGTTGAGTTTGTTCGTATAAACTGCCTAGTGTACCCAGTGCATACGCTTCGGCGCGTTTATCATCTAAATTTCTGCTTTGTTGGACTGCCGTAGCCAGTAGTTGAGCAGTATCATTAAAGAGTTTTGATTGTTGAGTTTTCTCTGTGCCACTCCCCAGTTTCATCAAATTCTGCGCCAGATGAATGCGTGCATAGATGGCTGACTGACTGGGAGGTAGGTTGACGAGTTGGGTTTGAATTTGGGGTAATAATGTCTCAATTACGGAAACTTGTCTTGTCTCGACAAGCAAACTCAACTGATTAATTGCGGCTTGAATTTTGGTGATGGGAGTGGAAGCAAGTTTCGCTGCTTGTTGATAGTAGTCTAAGGCTGCTGGGATATTCTGTTGTGTCCTAGCCGTGTTGCCTAGGCTAAATAGTGTAGCACTCATCTCTGCACTAGACTGCAAACCTTTGGCAATCTCCAGACTTTGCGCTAATACCTGACGAGATTGTTCTAAGTCGCCTACTAATTGCAGAGTATCACCAAGCGATCGCAATTCTACTGCTTTGGTGAGGGAATTGGGTTGGGCTTGCAAAGTGGAGCGTAATTCGGTTAATATTTTGAGCGATCGCCGATAAAATCCCAACACTTGCCATGCTTGAGCCTGGTTAATGCGATCGCTCACTACACCACTTTGATCATTAACTTGTTTATATATTCCTTCTGCACGCTGCCAAGTCGCCAGTGCTTGTTCAGCTTGTCCCAACTCTAATTGAATACTGCCTTGAATATCCAATATTTGCGCTAAAACTACAGGATTTAGTTTCACCCCTTCCAAGAGTTGCAAACTTTCTCGGACTGTTTTATCTGCTTCTTGCCACAGTCCCAGCTTTTGATATGCTAACGCCAGGTTACTTAACCCAACAGCTTGTCTTAACTTATTCCCTTGGCTGCGATAATTGTCAACAGCTTGTTGCAAAACTTTAATCGCCTCGGCAAATCGTCCCGCATCATATAGCGTCTTACCCTCTTGTAGCCAGTCACCGGGATTATATTGCTCAGTTTGTAATTGTGGAGAATTAATTTTCGGGTTGGTTGCGGTAACGGGAGGAATCACGATACACAACAGAGAAGTCATTAACCCTAGGATAATCAAAGACTTCCATCTGTCACCCAATTTGAATTTAATCATAGAATATCTTAGCTGTAGGGTATTGATACATAACGTAATTACAATAATTACTACAACGATTAAAGCGTTTCTTATAGATTATGCAACATGAGCAACTCATGCCTTAACAAAAGCTGCAATTGTTTATACATGAGATACAAATACTTAAGCATTACTTATCAATTACGTAACCTATGTTGTACTGATTGAAGCATTTGCAGCAATTGTTTATATCTGAGATATAAATACTTAAACAATTCTTATGAATGCTACAGCCTGAAATGCAATTGTTTAAACCATAGCAACTCATGCTTTAACAAAAGCTGCAATTGTTTATACATGAGATACAAATACTTAAACATTACTTATCAATCACGTAACCTATGTTGCACTGATTGAAGCATTTGCAGAAATTGCTTATATCTGAGATACAAATACTTAAACAATTCTTATGGATGCCGCAGTATGAGACGCAATTATTGTTTAAATGATTGTTATCTCATTTTTAATTTTTTCCCAAGATGCGATCACGACAAAAGACACAAACCCAGCACTTATACTCTTCGGGGACTCTGGCTACCAACTGATAACTGATGAACGCAGAATTAAGGAATAGTTACTTACTGAGAAGAGGGAAACGCATTACAACTTAAATTAGATAGCAACGAAGAGTTATTAAAAGTACTCCCCGGCACATATGCAACCAACTCGACTTTACCATCAGAATTTATTACCCAGCTTTGCGCTTCTATAATTGTCTCCGGGGTTGATTTGTTCGTAATTTCCCTTATCTGTTGATTCCCCTCACCCAAAGTCACCCAATTAGTCATCACCGCTCTTCCCCGTAACGGTTCATCAGGATTTAATGGTAAACCGCCTCGTCCTGTAGATGTAAAATGACTGGCTATTTTTCCCTTGGGGGTACAACCTTGAGCAATTTGTTTGGATACGTCAACTAGATTGGTGGGGAGTACGGTTAAACCACGAGTGGGATCTAAATCTGGTGTGTTGAGAATGACATCACCGTTTAAAATCGGACTAGTTTGAGAAATAGCAGTAATATCGCTAGTGAATAGTTTCGCAGGATCTAAATCTTGAGGTTTGTTAGTTCCTAATAATTTCACTAACTCTTCTCGACTACGGGGTGTGATGCCATAAATACCAGTTGCATTGATGGTAACTTTGCCACCGGTTCCAGTGAAAGCATTGGCAGAGATATCGCTGTTTTCATTGGGAACTGCAACGATAAATTTTGAGTTGATATTGATGTTACCGCTATTTCCAGCAAACTGATTATTCCCGGCTGTGGTAGAAATTTTGCTGCCATTACGTAATAGTAATAAATCTTGCAAATTCAGAGTAATATTACCACCTGTACTGCTGCGGGTTTCGGCGGAAATAGTTCCATTATTGAGAGTGAGAATACCTGCTGCTAGTTCAATATTACCGCCAATACCTTCTCCTTGACTATCAACTGCTATCTTTGCGCCGTCTCGAATAATCATGTTTTTAGGGTCGATGATAATATTACCGCCGTTGCCACTGGAACCGGGAGTAGTGTTAGCATATACACCACTACTAGAACCTAACAAATTAATACTATCAACGGCATTAATCGTGATATTTCCGGCTTTCCCGTTACCGCTGGTGCTGGTTGTTAACTGAGCAGAATCTTTAACTATCAGAGAAGCAGCATGAACAGTGATATTACCACCATCTCCACCCGGTAAGATTTGCGGTCTAGCAGTCAATCCGCGAAGTAAAATAGTATATTTATCTTGCTCAAAGCCGTCACCAATCCAACCACTCAGAGGTAAACTCCCCCCTTTTCCAGTCGCACCACTAATTTCCGTGGGGGTAAGAAAACTAAAAACTTCACCTCCATTACTAACAGCAGTTATAGGATATTGGGTGATAGCTAAATAGTAAGTTCCAGGATTTTTAGGGGTTAATGGATGCTTGGGTGGTAGAGATGATTGATATGAATCAAATGATGAAAATATCGTGTCATCATTGGCATAAACACCAATACCATTGCTATCAAATAGAAACAGGCGAGTATCTCTTACGTTAGAAACGAATGTTTCTGCTGAGAAAGTTTGATTTCCCTCCAATTCGATTTGATAAAGGTCTACATCATTGCTACTATCGAGACTACCAGAAATTTTTTCGACAAAAGTTCCAATAGTAGGAATTTTTTGAGCAGTGCTAGGTAATTGACCAGCTTCACCTATTTCGTTAACTGTGATAAATTTTAGTGGTAAGGTGATAGATGAGGCTTGAGTGTTAGCAAAAAATCCTGTATTAGCACCCGATATGGTAATTTGCTTAATAGGTTCATCAGGACTACCCAAGTAAATGTCACCGGCTTTCCCACTGCCTATTGTGCTAGTAACAACCGTAGCTCCGTTAGCTAATAAAAGAGTGGGTGTCTGTAGAGAAATTCTCCCACCGTTGCCATTAGAACCAGGTGTAGTATTGGAAAATAGCCCACTAGCAGGACTGATTTGGTCATTGAAATATAAATATGATTGTCTTGCTTGTTGTTGTGGAAAATAATTGCGATCGCTACCTAAAATAGCAATTTTTTCGCTAGCATTGATAGTGATATTACCTGCATTGCCGCCATTAAAGCCAAAAGTAGAGGTGAGCAACTTTGCACCACCTGTAATTTCTACGGTACGGCTATTGATAGTGATATCGCCACCCCTAGCACTGCTGCTGGTTCCAGCATTTAAAACGGCTGCATCTGACAGTTGGAAAGTTTGCGTTGTAATTTTGATATCACCTGCTTTTTTAGCAGTAGCATCTGCAATGGCATTACTGCGTATGCTGCTATATTTCAGTAAG contains these protein-coding regions:
- a CDS encoding CHAT domain-containing protein, whose translation is MIKFKLGDRWKSLIILGLMTSLLCIVIPPVTATNPKINSPQLQTEQYNPGDWLQEGKTLYDAGRFAEAIKVLQQAVDNYRSQGNKLRQAVGLSNLALAYQKLGLWQEADKTVRESLQLLEGVKLNPVVLAQILDIQGSIQLELGQAEQALATWQRAEGIYKQVNDQSGVVSDRINQAQAWQVLGFYRRSLKILTELRSTLQAQPNSLTKAVELRSLGDTLQLVGDLEQSRQVLAQSLEIAKGLQSSAEMSATLFSLGNTARTQQNIPAALDYYQQAAKLASTPITKIQAAINQLSLLVETRQVSVIETLLPQIQTQLVNLPPSQSAIYARIHLAQNLMKLGSGTEKTQQSKLFNDTAQLLATAVQQSRNLDDKRAEAYALGTLGSLYEQTQQWSNAQEVTQKALVLTQTINAPDINYRWYWQLGRLLKKQGDIKGAITAYDTAISELRSLRSDLVAVNRDVQYSFKESVEPVYRQSVELLLQSSPNLKNLEIARQRIESLQLAELDDFFRQACINARTVVLDEMVDKDNPTSAIIYPIILPQQLQVIIKIPQQPLHRYVVNQSQQEVESTLTELREALLEPEKEEEVQTLAKKVYDWLIPAEIETNLAKINVNTLVFVLDGALRNIPMAALYDGQKYLVEKYAVALSLGLQLIAPKSLTQAPLNVLAAGLVQPPKAFQKFPPLPEIQSELNLIAQAGISTRQLLNNDFTSNALEKNVNTKTFNVLHLATHGQFSSRPEDTFILANDGPINVLQFDNLLRRQDATPSQSLEMLVLSACETATGDNRATLGLAGASVKAGARSTLASLWHINDKSTAILIGEFYRELVKNKVTKAEALRHAQIKLLRDYPNYSRPGYWAPYILVGNWL
- a CDS encoding filamentous hemagglutinin N-terminal domain-containing protein is translated as MAKNWLVLVSRVLAIAIAFIYPSTKVCAQNITLDGSLGTRETLTGPNYTIPQSAGQTVGNNLFHSFGKFNLNSNEAAIFQNADNIRNILSRVTSGSQSLIDGLIRTQSGVNLFLINPSGIIFGKNARLDVGGSFVASTANSLKFPDNLEFSATNNLQQPPLLSINVPIGLQYGKQQPGEITLQGQGNSELRVTPGNSLILAGGKINVNQFKLFAPGGKIELAGIAGDGIVDLQVNSNDVDLSLPQKIGQADVTLKNSTLDITADSGRGIKINARNLDLSNSNISSQTQGKGDAGSVLLQTVGSIFLRNSSISSVTYGQGNSGNISLTAKGAIFFDTSSISTSTPSGLGDAGKISLQANGSIAFVGGGIFSDVAYGRGSGGSISLVAGDSILVTQGVTFDSEAISDRSGAGNILFQAGNSVVISDNSRIYSTTGGKGDAGRINLQARSFSLLNGSELVSTTSNEGKGGDIEINTTDAVNISGLYPDGSLLKYSSIRSNAIADATAKKAGDIKITTQTFQLSDAAVLNAGTSSSARGGDITINSRTVEITGGAKLLTSTFGFNGGNAGNITINASEKIAILGSDRNYFPQQQARQSYLYFNDQISPASGLFSNTTPGSNGNGGRISLQTPTLLLANGATVVTSTIGSGKAGDIYLGSPDEPIKQITISGANTGFFANTQASSITLPLKFITVNEIGEAGQLPSTAQKIPTIGTFVEKISGSLDSSNDVDLYQIELEGNQTFSAETFVSNVRDTRLFLFDSNGIGVYANDDTIFSSFDSYQSSLPPKHPLTPKNPGTYYLAITQYPITAVSNGGEVFSFLTPTEISGATGKGGSLPLSGWIGDGFEQDKYTILLRGLTARPQILPGGDGGNITVHAASLIVKDSAQLTTSTSGNGKAGNITINAVDSINLLGSSSGVYANTTPGSSGNGGNIIIDPKNMIIRDGAKIAVDSQGEGIGGNIELAAGILTLNNGTISAETRSSTGGNITLNLQDLLLLRNGSKISTTAGNNQFAGNSGNININSKFIVAVPNENSDISANAFTGTGGKVTINATGIYGITPRSREELVKLLGTNKPQDLDPAKLFTSDITAISQTSPILNGDVILNTPDLDPTRGLTVLPTNLVDVSKQIAQGCTPKGKIASHFTSTGRGGLPLNPDEPLRGRAVMTNWVTLGEGNQQIREITNKSTPETIIEAQSWVINSDGKVELVAYVPGSTFNNSSLLSNLSCNAFPSSQ